The segment GCTTCAGGCTCTGGTCGCGGAACTGCAGGGTGATCATCCGTTCCACGTGCGTCGGGGTCACCTTCAGGCTGGTGAGGATCAAGGTGATGGGGCCCTGCACCATGGGCTGGCCCCGCTCCTGCGGGAAGTACCGCACCACCTTCTGCTGCGGGGCGAGAGACCGGTTCAGCACGCGGAGCCCAAGAGCACAACGCAAGGAGTGGAGCCCAGACCACCACCGCCCCCCCCAGTGCAGAGCCACCGGGgcccccccagcctgcagcccagaCCACCAccgcccccactcccagcacagcccccccccagaacagaACGCCAGGGCCAGAGCTCCCGGGGCCCTCCCGGCCTGCAGCCCAGAACACAccaccccccgcccaccccagcccagaacaCAAGGCCAGGGCcatcctgccccaggctcagggggaCAAACCAACAAATTGCCCAGAAGAACTGGCAGCCTTGGGGCCCTGGCCAAGTTCCTCTCTCAGTTGTCACCAGCTGCCTTCCCAAACTCTCCCCTGCCGCGCAGTCACAGACAGACACAGCATCCTTCACCTCCTGGCCTGAGTCTAGTGTAGTGATGCTGTGGGTTGTTCAACACCGTCATGttccacccagaggtggctgcatttcagggccaGGTGCCATTATCCCGGCACACACCATCCTGGATGGAAGATGCCAGGTGTATGTTACTTGCCCCCGTAGCTGTGGATGGTACAGCCCTGGGGGGTCTCTAGTTTGGCTGGGTGGATCAGCAACCCAGCACTGTCTCCTGAACACTGACACACAGGTGACGTCTCCCACCCCTCAACCTGGGGGGTTCTCCACAGCCTCAAAtccccccttcctgggacccATCAAGTCCCTGCGGCATTGCCGCTGTCACCTTCAAGGCAATGCAGAGTGCCCACCCACAGGCTCCATGCCAACACCTGGCCGGAACTGGCCAGGAGCTCAGCTTTTGAGTGAGACCATCCCCACCTCGCTCGGCTTGTCTGGCCGGAAGGACCTCGAGAAATCATCAAGCCCACCccaccatgctgaggcaggaccaagtaaacctggaccatccctgacaggggtttgtccaacatGGCCAATGTCAGggatccaccacctccctgggacGCCTGATGCAGAGCTTAACGACCCTGTTTGTTCGAAAGCTTTCCCTAAGACCCAGCCTACAGCACCCTTTCCACAAGCCGGTTCCTTCTTGCCCCACCCTCGGTGGGCATGTAGAACTACTGATCACCGTCCACGTTACCACCCCCCTCCCGGAAGCTGCCGGGTGAGAAagtcctgccctgaggagctcctGGAGATCCTACCTTCTCTATTTCCTGCTCCGAGACCAGCATGACTATGAGGGAGACCTTCTGCTCGTAGATCATCAGCCAGAAGTCGGAGGCCGTCCCCACCAGCGGGGCCTGTGTGGCGATGATGGTGGGGCAGTAGGAGGACAGGTCCTCCACCTTGCTGGCGTTGATGTAGTCGTCCTTGCCCGACTGCAGAACGATGCGGTTCTTGTCGTAGGGCATGATGTCCTGGTGGCGGTTTTTCATGGAGTAGCAGCGGGCGATGGCGATGGACAGCTGACGGGCATCCCTCTCCTGGGCATCCTGGAGCTCCTTCCAGATGCCGTCCAGCTCAGGGACGCTCCTGGGGACGGGCCTCTCCAGGCTGGCCACCATGCCCCGGAACCGATCCAGCTCGGACAGCAGTCTCATGATGTGCTCGGGCTTCTCGTACGGGTCGTTCTCGATCAGCTGAACCGCCTTGGGTTTGTGCCCCTCCTTGGCATCTGCCTTGGtgggctgcagcagcggctggTTCACCGCCGTCTTGGAGCCCCCGTGCTGGCTCTCAGGGCTCGAAGACAGGAGATCGTCCGTGGAAGAGCTCTGCCGGTGGAACTGGACCTCGGCAGGGCCCTGTGCCAGCGGGGCCGCGCCGGGGGTGAGCGATGGGGGGGGTcgctgtggcagggcaggggctccggGCACTGAGGAAGGCAAGATGGCTGGAGGCTGGATAGCCAGGGATGGCTGGGGGGATGGCGCCGGGGAAGGGATGGCAGGACCTGGGACAATAACGCCGCCTGGCATCTGGCTCAGAGCGGGACTGGGGGAAGACGGGACATGGTGAGGGCCGGACTGACTCGAAGATGGGGGCTGGGGACCAGCCAGTGGCATGGCAGAGCCAGGCGGCAGCTGGTTTGTAGGGGGCCCCGGATggcaggcagaaggggcaggacaaTAGGGCATCGCAGAGACCACTTGAGCGGAGGTGCCGGCTGGCATGGGCTGCATGCCGGCCAGCGAGGGGCGAGGGTGGAGCTGCTGAGCCGGGGCCCCCATAGTGCCTGGGAGGCTCTGAGACAGCGGGGGAGGCCCGCGGGGCATAGCTGCAGGGAAGGCGTGAGGGGCGTTGTCCTGGACAGGAAGCGGGTAGAGCTGTGTTCTGAGCGGGCCATGGATCTGGGCATGGCTGGGAGGCTGGGGAGAAACGTGGGCCAGCCCCGAATGCTGGCCAGGGAACTGGGTCGGGAACTGGGCCTGTGGCTGGTACATGGGCAGCGGTTGGAGCTGGGCCTGACCCTGAGGTGGGTActgctgctgggggaagctcGGAGCGGGCGGCCCCGCTGGGAACGGGGGCTGCTGGCCGAACGGCTGGATGCCGCCTTGGGCGTAGGGGAACAAGGCGGGCGGGCCAAGGAAGCTGCCCTGAGGAGGGAGCCCAGGTGGCTGGCTGGTGAGCCGCGGGGGCATGTGCCCGCCCATGGCCCTGGGCGCGGTGTAGCTGGAAATGGGTGCCTGGATGCTGTCAACGGTTGTGGTGGCCGGGCGGACCCCAAGGGGGTGAGGAGGGCCGTCGCTCCCTCCTGGGGCCTGGCCACTGAACCGGGGGGGCTGAGGCGGGcccatggcagtggggaggccGCCTGGCAGAGCCCCGCAGGAGGAGACTGGCTGCCCCATCCTGTAGGTGGCACTGGGAGTGATGGGAACTGGAGCAGAGCCAGGCATGGGCACATGCTGGGGGGAGGATCTCTGGGGAGGCACCTGAGGGACTGCGTAGCCGggctgaatgggggcaggggcggggctggggtgtccAGGGCCTCTCCGCAGGGCGCCAGCCGGGTAGAGCTGAGGGCTGGGCGACAGGGCAGAACTTGGAGGCCTGTGgggctgcatcacctgggccggCAGCACAGGGGGCCCGCTGTAGGTCTGCGGGGGGAAGGGGCCTTGCAGAGGGCTCCCAGGGGCACCTTGCGAGGGGGTCGCCAGGCGGCCGGGGAAGTAGTGTCCCGGCAGAGGCACCGAAgcaccgaactgagcagggttgAAGGGAACGCCAGGCTGCGCTGCCATCGGCGGCTGTATTGGAGCATTGGCTGTCCGGGCGCCAGCCGGGAAAGCCTCCGGGCCTGGGGGCCTCATGCCACCGCCGCTGAAGGCCGGGTTGATGGAGAAGGCAGCCAGGGCGTCCGCAGGCAGCCTGGTGAGATGCGCTGCCAGCACGTCAGGGGGCAAGCTCCGGAGCTCTTCCGGCAGGTcggccagagagagggagcccagctgctgtAGGTCTGCTCCGTCCAGGCCGGCCGCGAGGTCCAGGTCCCGCTCAGAGCCCTTCTTCTGCAGGGCCGGTTTGGGAGCAGTGGGCCTCGGAGGCGGCTTCTTCTTCATTTCTCTGCCAAAGCAAGACCAGGCACGTGATGCCAACCAGCCTCGCGGTGCTGGTGTTTGGAGCGGAGCGGGCGTGCGCTGCCTCCCCCATCCGCCCAGCTCTAAGTGCCGGAGTCCCAGGTGCTGGCAGAAGGTACCTCCAGCCTCTCCTGCAGGGACCCcccgggaggggagaggggtttggGCTCTATCACTGAGATAGCCAGCGGCAGTGGCGGAGTCTGCGCCCTTGGCACCCAGCTGCGGCTCTAGGGTCCAATTTCATCCCCAGGCCCTGTCGTGGTCACTGTTAAGGAGTCTCTTGTGCCACTCGGTCTCTGCACCACTCCTAGTCACCCTCCCACGCTAGGGGACTTGGGGGAGCCTGAAAGAAACACCCCAACATTCAGGTTCTCAGCTCCACGGCAtgcccaacccccaccccgagAAACATGAACATGGCGAATGAGCTGACCACTGCAGAAGGCCAATCAGATGCAAGGAGTAGCAGAactcaccccccaccctccaaggTGGCGCGGACGTGGGGCAGTGACCTACCTTTCCAGGACCTGCTGCCGGCTTGCTTCGGATGCTTGGCAGGACGCTCGGGCCTTCTCCAGGAGCTTGGCTGCTTTGCTCTCCAGATCCGCGTAGAAATCTTTCCCCTCCTGAGACTTCTTCATCAGGTCTTCGTAGGCTTCATAGGAGGCCACCAGTGTCTGCAGCGTGGTGTTCCACCTGGAAGAGTCAATGCAGGGTATGCAGTGGGGGGAGCGATATTAACAGAGCAGTCCTGGAAACCACgggagatggggggcggggaggatgaGAGCAAGGCTCACTGGCCTCTAGGTGGCCAACCCCCAGGGTTGGTTTGTTTACACCACAGCCACGGCACCTGCACATTCCAATCAGGGACCAGCCCGTGGGGGGCCCAGGACCAGCCCTCTGGTTTATAGTTGAACCAGTCTCAAAGCAGACAGACTCAAACACTAGGGCCTGCTGGGGGACAGCCTATGGGCACCCTGGGGTTAGCGCCATGGGGCACGGGAGGCAAAGTCAGCAGCAACCACCACCGGCCCAGCTGGGATGTGAATCTCTGTAAAGGAAGAGTGGAGGGGCTGGtgaccccacccctttccccgcaTCACGATGCTGCCTGGGCCGGCCGAGAGGTGCTAGCGCGCACAGAGCGAGCGTCTGGCTtcgggctggctggggggcatTCCCCACCGGAGAATGGGAGATGGCAGACCCTGGCCAAGGGCTAGGATCGTTTTATGCAGCACAGGGATAGCGCTGCGTGCTGGGAGCAGGTGCCACGCTGCTCCCCCCTGCAGGCGCCGCGCCACTCCCCACACACTCACTTGTGCTCCACCTCAGCCAGGATCTTCCGCACTGCCGCATACTTGACGTTGGCGTCCGTCAAGGCCTTCAGGACGTTCTCCTGGGCCGCCAGGTTCTGCTCCAGATACACCTTGATCTGGTCGTACTTCTTCAGCTGCTCTTCAAAGAGCTTCTGTTGGGGCGAGAGGAGCGCGCTGGGGTCAGCGGGACAGCCGGCTGCAGCGCTAGgctggggggctcagcggggaaCCCCACAAGCTGAgtgcagggagggctggggctgactGACAGCAAGTTCAATGGGAAGTTCCCACTGACAGTGGCAGGAAGAGGCCACAATAGAAACATGATGCACAGCAGGGCGCAGCAAGGCCCTTGGTGTGACTCGGGGGGGCACCGCAGACGCCACCATCGGCTCTGACCAGAGACACTAGCGCACTGGAGAGTGCAGAGAGCAGCGGAAACGGCCCAGGAGCTCGATCAGCTCC is part of the Chrysemys picta bellii isolate R12L10 chromosome 2, ASM1138683v2, whole genome shotgun sequence genome and harbors:
- the PTPN23 gene encoding tyrosine-protein phosphatase non-receptor type 23 isoform X2, whose amino-acid sequence is MLGAMDKRVSEEGMKVSCTHFQCAAGAFTYLQDHFPHSYSVDMSHQILNLNINLMLGQAQECLLEKSMLDNRKSFLVARISAQVVDYYKEACRALENSDTASLLGKIQKDWKKLVQMKIYYFAAIAHLHMGKQAEEQQKFGERVVYFQSALDKLNEAIKLAKGQPETVQEALRFTLDVIGGKYNSAKKDNDFIYHEAVPALDTLQSVKGATLVKALPVNPTDPAVTGPDIFAKLVPMAAHEASSLYSEEKAKLLREVMAKIEAKNEVLDQFMDSMQLDPETVDNLEMYNHIPPVLMEKCAALSVRPDTVKNLVQSMQVLSGVFTDVEASLKEIRDLLDDDELQEQKLQELLGKPGSPPSPSPGLAEVSKEWAKYMEVHEKASFTNTELHKAMNLHISNLRLLSGPLEQVRAALPAPALTEDDKQVLQNLKRILSKVQEMKDQRMSLEQQLREMIQKDDITTSLVTTDRSEMRKLFEEQLKKYDQIKVYLEQNLAAQENVLKALTDANVKYAAVRKILAEVEHKWNTTLQTLVASYEAYEDLMKKSQEGKDFYADLESKAAKLLEKARASCQASEASRQQVLEREMKKKPPPRPTAPKPALQKKGSERDLDLAAGLDGADLQQLGSLSLADLPEELRSLPPDVLAAHLTRLPADALAAFSINPAFSGGGMRPPGPEAFPAGARTANAPIQPPMAAQPGVPFNPAQFGASVPLPGHYFPGRLATPSQGAPGSPLQGPFPPQTYSGPPVLPAQVMQPHRPPSSALSPSPQLYPAGALRRGPGHPSPAPAPIQPGYAVPQVPPQRSSPQHVPMPGSAPVPITPSATYRMGQPVSSCGALPGGLPTAMGPPQPPRFSGQAPGGSDGPPHPLGVRPATTTVDSIQAPISSYTAPRAMGGHMPPRLTSQPPGLPPQGSFLGPPALFPYAQGGIQPFGQQPPFPAGPPAPSFPQQQYPPQGQAQLQPLPMYQPQAQFPTQFPGQHSGLAHVSPQPPSHAQIHGPLRTQLYPLPVQDNAPHAFPAAMPRGPPPLSQSLPGTMGAPAQQLHPRPSLAGMQPMPAGTSAQVVSAMPYCPAPSACHPGPPTNQLPPGSAMPLAGPQPPSSSQSGPHHVPSSPSPALSQMPGGVIVPGPAIPSPAPSPQPSLAIQPPAILPSSVPGAPALPQRPPPSLTPGAAPLAQGPAEVQFHRQSSSTDDLLSSSPESQHGGSKTAVNQPLLQPTKADAKEGHKPKAVQLIENDPYEKPEHIMRLLSELDRFRGMVASLERPVPRSVPELDGIWKELQDAQERDARQLSIAIARCYSMKNRHQDIMPYDKNRIVLQSGKDDYINASKVEDLSSYCPTIIATQAPLVGTASDFWLMIYEQKVSLIVMLVSEQEIEKQKVVRYFPQERGQPMVQGPITLILTSLKVTPTHVERMITLQFRDQSLKRTVIHLQFTAWPELGLPDSKGNLLRFIQEVHGHYLHQRPLHTPIVVHCSSGVGRTGAFCLMYAAMQEVEAGNSIPDLAQLVKRMRQQRKHMLQEKLHLKFCYEAVLKHAEQVLQRHGVTTPASSKPPSSAAQKLYLHQDPQDLVLGGDMPISSIQATIAKLSIKPPGGGPEPPPDWQLPEPAAMLEAASPGAVPAAPASVAQPSLTEHVPPTSAELPPTMPVPPPEAESSNHVEERPSREPSATSLAPSSSSLELLASLTPEAFSLDSSLKGKPRMNKQSFLQPQNGEGLRGPRPSDDPLSMLDPLWTLNKT
- the PTPN23 gene encoding tyrosine-protein phosphatase non-receptor type 23 isoform X1, which gives rise to MEAVPRMPMIWLDLKEAGEFGFNQAVKKFVLKNYGENPESYNEELKKLELLRQNAVSVPRDFEGCSILRKYFGQLHYLQSRVPMGAEHEAAVPVTWTEIFSGKAVTHEDIKYEQACILYNLGALHSMLGAMDKRVSEEGMKVSCTHFQCAAGAFTYLQDHFPHSYSVDMSHQILNLNINLMLGQAQECLLEKSMLDNRKSFLVARISAQVVDYYKEACRALENSDTASLLGKIQKDWKKLVQMKIYYFAAIAHLHMGKQAEEQQKFGERVVYFQSALDKLNEAIKLAKGQPETVQEALRFTLDVIGGKYNSAKKDNDFIYHEAVPALDTLQSVKGATLVKALPVNPTDPAVTGPDIFAKLVPMAAHEASSLYSEEKAKLLREVMAKIEAKNEVLDQFMDSMQLDPETVDNLEMYNHIPPVLMEKCAALSVRPDTVKNLVQSMQVLSGVFTDVEASLKEIRDLLDDDELQEQKLQELLGKPGSPPSPSPGLAEVSKEWAKYMEVHEKASFTNTELHKAMNLHISNLRLLSGPLEQVRAALPAPALTEDDKQVLQNLKRILSKVQEMKDQRMSLEQQLREMIQKDDITTSLVTTDRSEMRKLFEEQLKKYDQIKVYLEQNLAAQENVLKALTDANVKYAAVRKILAEVEHKWNTTLQTLVASYEAYEDLMKKSQEGKDFYADLESKAAKLLEKARASCQASEASRQQVLEREMKKKPPPRPTAPKPALQKKGSERDLDLAAGLDGADLQQLGSLSLADLPEELRSLPPDVLAAHLTRLPADALAAFSINPAFSGGGMRPPGPEAFPAGARTANAPIQPPMAAQPGVPFNPAQFGASVPLPGHYFPGRLATPSQGAPGSPLQGPFPPQTYSGPPVLPAQVMQPHRPPSSALSPSPQLYPAGALRRGPGHPSPAPAPIQPGYAVPQVPPQRSSPQHVPMPGSAPVPITPSATYRMGQPVSSCGALPGGLPTAMGPPQPPRFSGQAPGGSDGPPHPLGVRPATTTVDSIQAPISSYTAPRAMGGHMPPRLTSQPPGLPPQGSFLGPPALFPYAQGGIQPFGQQPPFPAGPPAPSFPQQQYPPQGQAQLQPLPMYQPQAQFPTQFPGQHSGLAHVSPQPPSHAQIHGPLRTQLYPLPVQDNAPHAFPAAMPRGPPPLSQSLPGTMGAPAQQLHPRPSLAGMQPMPAGTSAQVVSAMPYCPAPSACHPGPPTNQLPPGSAMPLAGPQPPSSSQSGPHHVPSSPSPALSQMPGGVIVPGPAIPSPAPSPQPSLAIQPPAILPSSVPGAPALPQRPPPSLTPGAAPLAQGPAEVQFHRQSSSTDDLLSSSPESQHGGSKTAVNQPLLQPTKADAKEGHKPKAVQLIENDPYEKPEHIMRLLSELDRFRGMVASLERPVPRSVPELDGIWKELQDAQERDARQLSIAIARCYSMKNRHQDIMPYDKNRIVLQSGKDDYINASKVEDLSSYCPTIIATQAPLVGTASDFWLMIYEQKVSLIVMLVSEQEIEKQKVVRYFPQERGQPMVQGPITLILTSLKVTPTHVERMITLQFRDQSLKRTVIHLQFTAWPELGLPDSKGNLLRFIQEVHGHYLHQRPLHTPIVVHCSSGVGRTGAFCLMYAAMQEVEAGNSIPDLAQLVKRMRQQRKHMLQEKLHLKFCYEAVLKHAEQVLQRHGVTTPASSKPPSSAAQKLYLHQDPQDLVLGGDMPISSIQATIAKLSIKPPGGGPEPPPDWQLPEPAAMLEAASPGAVPAAPASVAQPSLTEHVPPTSAELPPTMPVPPPEAESSNHVEERPSREPSATSLAPSSSSLELLASLTPEAFSLDSSLKGKPRMNKQSFLQPQNGEGLRGPRPSDDPLSMLDPLWTLNKT